One Cydia fagiglandana chromosome 11, ilCydFagi1.1, whole genome shotgun sequence genomic region harbors:
- the LOC134668861 gene encoding U5 small nuclear ribonucleoprotein TSSC4, translating to MTSFIERQKSLFNHLKDAEEQISFSKHNKAETPHDNGEMDRRHYRKLKHEMKQFRGKESIYKRPEASMRDCLRARGVPDYMKNPRKWVYYSLSDVTQEQMSDSTNSATAHAFIRELEEREAAKTRMEQDCEGPEEFVFKKPIFHVSATVKKATESEIPQAVFKSSKVLMPEYIVGRAQKKEKKPVRKQLPENNEENEKKAALKLNHLYEDDGEDED from the coding sequence ATGACATCGTTTATAGAAAGGCAGAAAAGCCTTTTTAACCACCTAAAAGATGCCGAGGAACAGATCAGCTTCTCTAAACACAATAAAGCTGAAACTCCGCATGATAATGGAGAAATGGACCGCAGGCACTACAGAAAACTAAAACATGAAATGAAACAGTTCAGAGGTAAAGAAAGTATTTATAAGAGACCGGAAGCTTCCATGAGGGACTGTTTACGAGCGCGAGGTGTCCCAGATTACATGAAAAATCCCAGAAAATGGGTGTATTATTCATTATCAGATGTGACACAAGAGCAGATGTCAGATTCCACTAATTCTGCCACAGCACATGCTTTCATTCGTGAATTGGAAGAAAGAGAAGCTGCTAAGACTAGAATGGAACAAGACTGTGAAGGGCCTGAAGAGTTTGTCTTCAAGAAACCTATTTTCCATGTATCAGCCACAGTGAAAAAAGCAACGGAATCAGAAATACCACAAGCGGTATTTAAAAGCAGTAAAGTTCTGATGCCCGAATATATTGTGGGGAGAGCacaaaagaaagaaaagaaacCTGTGAGAAAacagttgcctgaaaataatgAGGAGAATGAGAAGAAAGCGGCACTAAAGTTAAATCATCTTTATGAGGATGACGGTGAAGATGAAGATTAA
- the LOC134668873 gene encoding N-alpha-acetyltransferase 11 has product MNIRCARPSDLMNMQHCNLLCLPENYQMKYYFYHGLSWPQLSYVAEDEKGHIVGYVLAKMEEDGEDNRHGHITSLAVKRSHRRLGLAQKLMNQASLAMVECFQAKYVSLHVRKSNRAALNLYTNSLGFKILEIEPKYYADGEDAYSMMRDLSAFSADKSESQASDNLEIKSDSAVISQC; this is encoded by the exons ATGAATATCCGCTGTGCCCGCCCAAGTGACTTGATGAACATGCAGCATTGCAACTTGCTCTGCTTGCCGGAGAACTATCAgatgaaatattatttttatcatggatTATCCTGGCCGCAGCTCAGTTATGTAGCTGAAGATGAGAAAGGACATATTGTTG GATATGTTCTGGCCAAGATGGAAGAGGATGGAGAAGACAACAGACATGGTCACATAACATCACTGGCTGTGAAGAGGTCACACCGTCGCCTGGGTCTCGCTCAAAAACTCATGAACCAAGCCTCCTTGGCCATGGTAGAATGCTTCCAG GCAAAATATGTGTCACTCCATGTCAGAAAAAGCAACAGAGCTGCATTGAACCTGTACACTAACTCTCTTGGCTTTAAAATCCTGGAGATTGAGCCTAAATATTATGCTGATGGTGAAGACGCATACTCCATGATGAGAGATTTGAGTGCATTCTCTGCAGACAAGTCAGAAAGTCAGGCTTCCGACAATTTGGAAATTAAGTCTGATTCAGCTGTTATATCTCAATGCTAA
- the LOC134668868 gene encoding myb/SANT-like DNA-binding domain-containing protein 4 yields MEEETQDDKPSASIFSRYRSPTFSRNEVQTLINIVERHKYTILNKSTNSAVNQAKELSWEKITKTFNSRGFKHERTTDSLKTKWENLKKDARKLAKNVVDDNNSYSDLTRQIVAMMSDVEANTPMEQSQNMEDSEEFIEPVSNDEKLSQNLKIKSYWESVEEKDSDDSHYGNDGEKRTNRSLNFAPQECSLLLECVRKEKRFVFSKEYNAHAIGLKNKAWKRISEAFNNKSPQKRSQKVLRTKFNNMKTVAKTMGIKDAVRNFDMNNTKHEKLINESAKPIKSEPMFEMELELNGPDDDDRHNSDSNHFAPDPLSTVLNSDSGIGSTHSSSWSRDNKEVANLKLKLLNYKMETARLERQRLEEAARASAATRESDSIAAALRLRAARLEAVAAAAKLPPQHPALLFTPEEQPAERYLRQYEHT; encoded by the exons ATGGAAGAAGAAACACAAGACGATAAGCCTTCCGCTTCTATTTTCTC TCGATACAGGAGTCCTACATTTAGTAGGAATGAAGTTCAAACCTTAATAAATATTGTCGAAAGACACAAGTACACAATCCTTAATAAATCAACTAATTCGGCTGTGAACCAAGCCAAAGAGCTTTCATGGGAGAAGATAACTAAAACATTTAACAGCAGGGGTTTCAAGCACGAGCGAACCACAGATTCTTTGAAGACAAAGTGGGAAAATCTTAAGAAAGATGCAAGAAAACTTGCAAAAAATGTAGTAGATGATAACAACAGTTACAGTGATCTGACTAGGCAAATAGTGGCCATGATGTCTGATGTAGAGGCCAATACTCCTATGGAACAGAGCCAAAACATGGAGGATAGTGAAGAATTTATTG AGCCTGTTTCAAATGATGAAAAATTAAGTCAAAACTTGAAAATAAAGTCCTATTGGGAGAGTGTAGAAGAGAAAGATTCTGATGACTCGCATT atgGGAATGATGGTGAAAAGAG AACTAACCGATCCCTTAATTTCGCCCCACAAGAGTGCAGCCTCCTACTGGAAtgtgttcggaaagagaagaggtTTGTGTTCTCTAAAGAATATAATGCACACGCCATTGGGTTGAAGAATAAAGCTTGGAAAAGG ATATCAGAAGCTTTCAACAATAAGAGTCCTCAAAAGAGATCCCAGAAGGTTTTACGCACAAAGTTTAATAACATGAAGACAGTGGCTAAAACCATGGGTATCAAAGATGCTGTTAGGAATTTTGATATGAATAATACAAAACATGAAAAATTGATAAATGAAAGCGCCAAG CCAATCAAGTCGGAGCCTATGTTCGAAATGGAATTGGAGCTAAACGGGCCAGATGACGACGACCGTCACAACTCAGACAGCAACCACTTCGCGCCAGATCCGCTCAGCACTGTCCTTAATAGCGATTCTGGAATAG GTTCAACACACTCGAGTTCTTGGAGTCGAGATAATAAAGAAGTAGCAAATTTAAAATTGAAACTATTAAATTACAAAATGGAAACAGCGAGA CTGGAAAGGCAAAGGCTAGAAGAAGCCGCTCGCGCATCAGCCGCGACCCGCGAGTCAGACTCTATCGCCGCTGCCCTACGCCTCCGAGCGGCGCGTCTCGAAGCCGTCGCGGCCGCCGCCAAGCTGCCGCCGCAGCACCCCGCGCTACTCTTCACTCCCGAGGAACAGCCCGCGGAGAGATACTTGCGGCAGTATGAACATACTTGA